aagaaggaggagacAAGGAAAAATAAATAAGAGCTGATATGTGGGTCGAGTGGCATATTTAGGAATATGCTTTTTTACAGTTTTGGTTTACGAGATCTATTCTGCGGCATCCATTTTTCGACCCGTAAAACACGAGTTCAGTGAACTGAACTCCGGATTTTTATTTCACGTTTTTTACAGGCTCTGATAGAGATGCTCTTACCAGTCACTACTCCGGATGGCTCTCCACGAGTATTAAAACATTACCGGGTACAAAAAGTCGCCCGCTGGTGCCAAAATTTCCCGTTCTTTCCGTTTCTTTTCAGTGCCAGTTCACGCGTTGATGTGATCATACGAGCAAAGTGGCATGCAATTACCAAGGCCTAGTGGCCGATGGAGTTAGCAAGTCGCTGTACGTACCTGCTTGTAACGGCATTACCATCGACCTAGACGGCTGGACCTAGTCAGTCAGGGACGCGAGGTCTCCTTAATCTACTGTTCGTGTCGCTCTCTTCGGCCCGCAGGCCTATGCTTCGGGCCGGGCCGGCGGCTTGGCCCGGCGAAGTCAATATGGGGTGATTATTCACTAATTAATCGCCGTTTAATTAAGCTCGGTTTGTCTCatggtgtgcctatataagtcacTGCTTCGTTGCTTTACAGAAGTGTACGAGCCTCCTAGCTAGCAAGTTGCAAATTAAGGAGTGGTATAGCCGATTCTTGCTTACTTTCAATCTGCTTTTGCTTCGGTTGCCGGAGTACCGAgggaagaaaatatgaaggtaagATCCTGGTTCCAACTTCCCCGCAAAGAAAAAATTGATTGGATTCCATTCTTGCTCTCTTACTCTACAGGATTTGCCATCAATTAGTTATTTTGTGACACAAAATGGGTGGTGTATATAGTTTTGTGCCATCCTACCATTAGTCACTAATATTTCGTGCATGAATTGAAACGCTTGTGCAGACGCAGATGGTTATCAGGATCCACGTCAACTCCGACAAAGCCTATTCCAAAGCTATCAAGGTGGCTGCTGGGGTCACCGGTAAGGACGCAGCTAGTTCTCGGTTGATCCAGAACTAATTTAATTTTCGGCCACTCAATTTATGCTGGTCGGCTAGTTAGCCTCTGCTTGAACCAGTAGCTGAACTGCATGTTGACTAACTTGCGGGCATGAACCGATATGATTCAGGGGTGCAGTCTGTAACGATCGCGGGAGAGGATAAGAACCTGCTGCTGGTGATCGGCGTCGGGATCGACTCCAACCGCATCACCGAGAAGCTGCGCCGCAAGGTCGGCCCCGCCGAGGTGGTGGAGCTGCACACCGTCGACCACCACCACGACGGATCAAACCACCACGGCGGCAACCACCACCCTTACCGCCACCACCCGAACCAGAGCCTGTACaagcacgaggccgcgcgcgacCTCCACTACTACACCGGGGGCTACCAGAACGCGGCAGGAGCGTACGGGCAGGACTACTACGGCTACGGCGGTGGCTACCAGCAGGGCCAGCAGTACAAGCAGCACGACTACTATGCCTATGCGCCGACGCCGGGGAACACCCACACGGTGGTGCACCACGGCCACAACGGCTACTCCGATGACAGCTGCTCCATCATGTAGCAACAGCGACGTACAAGGTATATATACCGTGTGGTGACGACTGGAGAATCGATTGCTGGTGTGTGCGCCAGCACTCAGCAGTACGTTCCAAATCCATGTAAATACTGTACAGCAGCCCAGGAACCTCAACCTGCGCGCGTTTCATGATTGTGTCTGTGAATATACGTAGCTCCCAAACGTCCCAACTATGTACGTTGTGAAATGTATGCTAAGTTCTACTCTCTTATTAGAACAGAAAGAAGTAGAATCTGTAATTATAAGATGAACAATGCTCCCTTCCTACATAGTTGTGCCTTTCTCTTAGATCTATTGTTGTATCTTTGAGTAAAGTGCATAGTATTTTCGTTTGCAGTATAAAGTGCATATTATGTACCAGGCCGGAGTTAGGATTACAACACCAAACTCACAAACCGAGAAGATCTTTTTTGATAAAATAAAATCCGGTTTTATTAAACTCAAACGTTCCCCATAAGGCGGTAAAAGACAAAAGAGTGACTCCATCAGAGAGTAAAATAAAGCCAATCACAGTACTAAATGAAGAAAAAGAAGACAGTTTCAGCacttgcttccgatgaaaatgatATCAGCTCACATGATAATAATTATAGTCCTGAAGATCAATCTTCCCACTATGAGATAGCAGCAGCTCCCTCCATCCCGATTAAATCGACGCGATTGGTGTCTCTTGAATGGTTAGCATCGTTGATTGGTTCGCCCCCATATGAGATGATATCAACTGAGATGATGTGATTATTGGCTCTAGTGGCTTGAGCTGAACGACTTAGCCGAATCACGGTGATGACAAAATCTACTTACTACTCAGTTTCACTCCCTATTTGTCCAATCTACCGGGAGCAGACCTTCGATGATGTCAGCATCCTCTCCACATCTAGAGGGTGGGTGCCGAAAAGGAAAGAATGATGTATTTTCGAGAGATCTTAGCTTGGTAGGCCTTGCTCTAGTTCTATCCTAACGTTTGACTTGTTTGGGCCTTCTTGCTTCCTTCTTACTTATATGGAGAGGGTTCCAAATGATAAAGACTGACCAAAAACTTATTCTTTCCTTTAGTAGAAGGGAATTCACATGAACAATATTTTCTAAATGTACTAGAAAGTGTGGATTCTTTAGTCCAATTAAATCTGTGTTTGCAGAAAGAAGTATCCGGCAAGAGAGCTAATGGTTCGGGTGGACTCGATGGAAGAGAGGGGGGAGGATATGTTAAATGTGTTCAATTGAGTTGATGTGAATTGTGTGGTCACGTATGGTCCTCCAATAAGGATTGAGTCGTTAAATACCGGTCACCCTACACTCTAAATTTTATGGATCACAATGAGAATTTCGTGATCCCATCCCCTCCTCCAGTTCGCTTCTTGCTCCCCCTCCCCTCAATTCTTACCCCTAATTGGTACCACCCTTTTGCTACCTCTATCACACATTGACTGGTTCGTCACATGTTTTCCATTGGTACGAGAGGtttatggatttttttatttctgGTTGGTACGAGATGTTTATGGATTGTTTGGTTCGGGTTAATTTTATAGAAAATTTTCCTATAGAGACCTTTTTTAGTTTGTATGATTTGAATCCATGGGAATTTTTTTCATATGAAATTTTCCCTTAGGTTCAACCCATGGATAATTTTATTTGTTTGTATAACATCTATGGTGTGCACACAGCCTTtcagaatttttttttgttttcctgcAATGCAACCACACAACAAATAACCTACATCATGTGTTTTCAAATCCTACAGAATTGAACATGCCATGACATTTTATTTCTAGCTTTTTCCTATTTCCACTTTTTGGAAACTCTACAAACAAAACATGCCCTTAGaggattttttttttgcaagTTTATCTTGTGTTGGAGCATATGTGTATCTTTTATACACACTCTGTATATTATGCCTAATGTGTGTGTGTTGGCTAGTGATGTTTCAGCCTTTTAGTTAGGTTGTAGCTTCATCTATGGCGCAATGTTGCTTTTGCACAGAGAAGGAGATGGTTCAAGTTTTTTTTCAAGAATCCTATCCCCCTCTCGGTACCTAACGAAATGGCGTACAAAATTACTTTGAAAATCAATGTTTCTAAACTTGATGAAGTACATACAGAAACATATGAAAATCTACCAtatctaatttttttttgaaagtaAAAGCTTGCATATTACAAACGGGCACTAATCTCTCGGATAAAATTTCTCATACTCTTAGCATCCGCAAGGACCCAAGCCTTGCTCCATCCATTATCTTCGCGAGAAGGGTAGAAGGGGGCGCGTTTTTTTTTCAGAGATCACTCGTGTTGCTTTCATTCCAAATTCCCCATGAAGCAAGAAGAGTGATGGAATCTGAGTCTTCGTGTTTAATCATGAAGGACCACCACTCGTAGATGAGCTGCGTTTCCAAAGCGTTGGTATCCACGAAATTAAGTCCAAGCCAACTTTTGATAATGCCTCAAAGCCTTCTAGTGAAAGAACAATGGACAGGGAGGTGGTCAATGGATTCTGGGGCGCGCTTGCAAAGTGAATAAATACCACAATTTGGTCACCTCTATTGGCTAgattgtgtcaacacccggatttttaagtccaggtgcctattatgtcattcatcgcaatcccaggaatattgttgttgcgagacataacagttgatatcataagtcatcattcattacaaaccataattgtcttacaaaagtagatcacatgatcccatattacaaccatagttgatctattgatcaacgaacatcacaaatattacaaagcggaagcgtagtagtagtagtggactatctaattccacaggccaacgcttgacgttagaagaactcctagttgttgtagacgtcctgctgaccgtcatcctcgtactgctgctcctcttcatagtctggccatttgaatagccagggacacagccgtgagtacttttaaagtactcgcaaactaatactattgtaatTACTATCTATTTTATTAAGTGAATGCTAAGCTCTAGGGTTATTTGgagaaagccaattttagttcataaatatttagtaaaagacttctcatgtgctaactaattcaagtgggaacattagtgtcattcccacaactctgttgtgattcaaattcaagtcACCATTTCAAATTCAACTTTCCTTATCAAGACAAaacctgatgacggaacagtatgacctttccaatcgtccgtaaccgtggacacggctattcgaataggtttacactctgcagaggttgcacacttgtgccacaacatttgattacatccatcagggataaccctgaataatcgtaactcagtacgcggatcatcaaccctaacctttcacttacatatcctagtataggcacctctcccaatGAGCTtggctcccagtgaagacaaactgtcagcctgggaactgcacagggcttgggccggacaattcacctcattcacatcatttcacatcatttcacatgtacggaggcagcctcggcataacccctatgatgcttgtttagagggaacccatactaagatatataaacttctagttagaccctacccataatcaggtattgtgggggtacttgtaaattggaatggtatcgcatccaaacccaaccatcagtttttatcaagttcatcaattcattcatgtcatattcaccttaaaaatcattcaatgtcatttcatttcaccatgttcccatccagagtagtcaattttaggtattagcactagcaactagtcatgaggggtgctatctagctttcattgttctaggctaactttgatgatcttgttctactttagaccaagtgaatcatgaatcaaaaagtaaactttgataaatcaGAAAtcggtaaagcttgtaaagtaaaacgtgGGATAAAATCATTAAGCATGAAATAAAAGttggtggtgccttgctcttggagagctttgcacttagcaagaatattagcttgccttggttggcgtactgatcaaagtggtcttcctctccttggaagtagacctcctcctcctcctcttgatactcttcggtactagcgtctaaaaacgaatacgatacacacaatcaccaaacaagcttAAGTACTAGGCTAGGCACACACATGACTCACACAAGCTAAGCTAGCATCACAACCTGCTTATTATGTGAGTTGGCTTTGTtgtattcttaagaaaaataatttcctctcattataaataTTACTTAGTGTTTCTATTTAATtcttgagagaaataatttcctctcattgaatcttgttaagatttaatcccctcaaataataatatatgacctaggttgaccaaggtcaacctcttcataattATCACttgggaaaaatgatttaaataaggTGATGCACCTCATGTATTTTAGTAAcacatggtaatgatttaatatcaccaactaattcaatatgagatttaattaaccatggtatctacctcatgttgaattagttgggacaagatttaaatgagagtgaagctctcatacattttAATAAATCATCTTGCCCAATTTAAATGAACTAGAAATAGCCCTAGGGCCAttttttaaactaggccatgatcatacaaacaactatgttaTATTTTTATATATTCTGATAGATAATGTGAAatatgatttttgagagttggaatcatctTAAAAgcatttttatttaatttttaataattttttgaagttgcaaaagtccttgctttgtttattttgtcatattaattttgaAAACAACATCTGAGAATAATTAATCAAATTAGAAAATCCCTATTTGAATtattgggcttaggcgggaaaagaAAGTGGGCTGCACAAGGGAAAagaggtgggccggcccagtagtgcgtctagcgcagcgggccgcctgacagcatggggtccacgcgtcagtgggttttAAAACACCGAATCGGTATGGGGAGTGTGAGCCGTAGGATCAGAAGCGGATCGAACGAACGAcaagcgtcgtcgtctccggcgagaagggAGGTCACTGGCGGCgtaggtagggggtcgacggctcaccggcggcgtggcgagggtcggcgatgtgcggcggcgacgttgtcgaggtagaggaagcagctggtagcagtggcgcgtGCTGAGGaggctccaatcggcggcgagcgtctcagcacctccgcggctccGACGATGCAATTGAACGtcggcggtggctaatcgagcaaggtAAGTAGCTGAGGAGGGTGAGAAGAGTGAGAGGAGGCTGGCGGTGTGAAGAATTTGGAGCGAgatggcctccttttatagcgtctGGAGGTGGCCGTGGTCTGGCGGTGAGGTCAGCTGCGGCGACGCGTCTACAGGGGCGGAGGGGGCACTGGCGATGACGCTCGTCGCTCGGCGACGTCACGGTGAGGACGTAGGGCTTGACGGCGGTGAAAAAGAGGCAAAGACGATGACATGCGCTTGATTGGAGTGGCCAGTACCGCGGCGGACGTCGGCGAAGTGGGCGTCGtctacggcgttcccgcgggccaatggcgGTGTCTGGGCGGTAGCTGGTGACATCGCGAAGCGGTTGGTGCAGAGAGCAAGGGCGGAGGTGACGTGAGCTGGTGGGGCGGCGTGTACTCTGGGCGTGCCCGTGGCGCTCGCCGTGCAAGCTCTGGCGCGCGCGTGCACGTCACTGGCACGTTTGGGCGTCACGTTTTCTGGCCGTTGCGGTGCATGAATCGATCGGGGCATGTACCAGTCGATGCAGGGGAGTGAGGGGAAGTGTAATGGCAAGGTGGTGCACGTTGGGGAAAGCCAGAGAGAAAGGTGGCATGTCCAGGTCATGCCATGCCTCGGCATGGTTGGCTTGGGTCAATTTGATGATGATTTCTTGTACCACTCCTTGTCTTTTCTGCTTGGCAATGCTTGGTGAGGTCAGAGAGGTACTGGAGGTGACCTAGGGTTGAGAAGGGAGGCTAAGAACTGCTGGACAATACAATGCATAGAGTTGGCAGATTGTTGCTCACAacctgtttgatgaaatggccgcaagaactttaTTTTCGAATTTTTGATTGAAATTTGGTGGGTTGCATTCATATATTATTTGCAGTAgattggtggcggtggtggtcaaATTTGAAGTGTTTTGCAACAATtcaaaatgcatatgatcttaaaTTTGTTTCAAGGTCCTCACTTTGCTTGATCCTATCTTTGAATCCAAGAAGAGTTTGCAGATGAGtacttgagcaaagttgttcacttttatgttgtcttggatgaggtgcaaagagttggcaagtTTTAGTTTTGAAATCTTTaaataacagggctcaaagtaggcatcaggttaCAATTTGTCAATTTGACCATAATTGtatgtgagctcaaatttgattcaaatttgatttgatttgagtttctttgattataaaagtgttaataagtgtttagtatccatttacaactaatggtgcaagccaaaatgg
This region of Lolium perenne isolate Kyuss_39 chromosome 2, Kyuss_2.0, whole genome shotgun sequence genomic DNA includes:
- the LOC127335201 gene encoding uncharacterized protein gives rise to the protein MKTQMVIRIHVNSDKAYSKAIKVAAGVTGVQSVTIAGEDKNLLLVIGVGIDSNRITEKLRRKVGPAEVVELHTVDHHHDGSNHHGGNHHPYRHHPNQSLYKHEAARDLHYYTGGYQNAAGAYGQDYYGYGGGYQQGQQYKQHDYYAYAPTPGNTHTVVHHGHNGYSDDSCSIM